Proteins found in one Amycolatopsis umgeniensis genomic segment:
- a CDS encoding RHS repeat-associated core domain-containing protein, translated as MRSHRLRSQWTIRGLVVVLAASLIPALTTSMPNASAAPAANEPPLSPPARSVPVAKETRKSREPDQTSRRALSNNQQPVTEKPGSGLPAATPLSPTATWDINTHAGDFSWSYPMKVPPAPGGFAPKVALSYQSSAVDGATSETNNQPSWIGDGWSMWPGFIERSYWSCADDDAKTGDLCWRSDNATASYGDGGGMLICCDGSGKWRLKGDDGARIERRNGLANGDEFGEHWVITTVDGTQYWFGSEVDSKSTWTVPVFGDDANEPCHRATFDTSHCDRAWRWNLDKVIDRNGNVIRYYYAPESNSYGFNTKDAARSYIRGGTLERIDYGLHEPATGPATGRVEFATAKRCVAGSTCTEDQRGNWPDTPLKMSCGGPTCKEHSPSFWTTQRLDSVTTKVWRGSSYEPVDRWTLDQTFPRLGDVNAEQKESAVLWLKGIKHTGLVGGALDMPPVTFDGTLMPNRVDGDKDGYAPLNRYRITGVISEYGGVVAVDYAPPDCKAGQAMPANPETNQMRCFPVRWAPPGHEPRVDYFHKYVVSSVTRTDMIATNPEHTTRYEYLDGAAWHWNTSEFVKEDKKTWNEFRGFGRVRITEGADPAQDPGRSPRTMSELRYYRGMDSDRLPNNGRRPVSVTDSVGDGQSSRKDDEWLRSFNFETTTYGSDSATNPPVVSRVVSHPDWRGPTASRGEYHAYLVRPGRARTFTALSSGGWRVTETKTGYDDRGLPVQMDDLGDVATAEDDLCTTATYARDENTWHLTRKTREETVSVACGGAARYPEDAVSDTLFGYDGKGNVNRTEVAKERPATGPVYVKTSELSHDIHGRVTQSTDALGNVGKTGYLPATGGPVTQVTTTSPPTAAVPAGLVTTATLETAFGAAVKVVDPNGRVTETSLDPLGRKAQLWLPNRRRASNPEGSLKFGYLVRRDDSTVVTTSKIGPNGVHVTKNEVYDGLLRLRQTQAPAVGMREENAREIPFEEGRLITDTRYDSHGRPYKQTNPYFNDGPVDTSLWRASDAEVPGMTRKKFDGAGRVVETVHQAGSSDEWATYTGYDGDRVHTTPPAGGTATTAVSDAKGRTVELRQYHGPKPEGPHDVTRYRYTPAGKLAGVTGPDNAIWSYGYDLRGRKTLSSDLDAGQVSMTYDDLGRLTGTKDALGKILATTYDPLGRKTALYADSPSGPKLAEWTFDTAQFGKGMPASSSRYVDGNTYSSTISGYTALNNPLSTAVTIPGSEGKLSGTYQRNFAYGQDGTLTGETYPAVPAAGTTETSLEQTVSYQMDNSGHPTSTQTGTGTPLVFETHYTRYGEVQRLEQGNVGSRAWQSFSYDASTRRPDRFAVHAEVPHPIQSDVRYTYDQAGNITSTADVPIGSPSDVQCFRYDSMRRLTEAWTAAQNDWSAEAGCKAEPTAGQGPAPYWNSYRHAPGGNRLEETKRNPTAAVTRGYAYAGDRQPQPHTLRSVSDPAGSETFEYDAKGQTTKRTKPGLGQDMTWDEEGHLTSVSANGKTTSFVYAPGGSRLLRKDPAGTTLYLGKQEIRLPAGADKPVVTRYYTHGDKTIAVHDGNALNWLAGDHQGTAQIAIDSKSSTVTKRRQDPYGAPRGEVGTWPSERGFVGGTQDASTGLTHLGAREYDPGTGRFLSVDPVMDPADPQQMQGYAYANASPVTMSDPTGLAPCSGPDGVGCRMDDEVARCCSGPEKLRHNVPPPPSQDQLRDRSKKSNEAKKRAERTFTPWGSKRNPVNIDIDSSPCPWAGPGSSILECGPSVRYSVCDDFRLLTGTCLSGEEAYREIQRQERDKAALAEYEEKERKRKAEKPVGSTGNCLGGDAQLVIVIGVKRCTMTDDLGNKRTMWSFKIGAGPGIGASLSSSKSFDKKRVDKLGGGAVFTESGASFGPIGFGASTSFDVDGSGALSPDPSVEAGNSIGVGGSPFNAGYEYSFEGF; from the coding sequence ATGAGGTCACACCGCCTGAGATCGCAGTGGACGATCCGCGGACTGGTCGTCGTCCTGGCCGCGTCCTTGATCCCCGCACTGACCACCTCGATGCCGAACGCGTCCGCGGCTCCCGCCGCGAACGAGCCGCCGCTCTCGCCGCCGGCGCGATCGGTGCCCGTGGCGAAGGAGACCCGCAAGTCCCGGGAGCCGGATCAGACCTCGCGTCGCGCGTTGTCGAACAACCAGCAACCGGTCACGGAGAAACCGGGTTCCGGGCTTCCGGCGGCCACGCCGCTTTCGCCGACCGCGACCTGGGACATCAACACCCACGCCGGCGACTTCAGCTGGTCTTACCCCATGAAAGTGCCGCCCGCGCCCGGCGGGTTCGCGCCGAAGGTCGCCTTGTCGTACCAGTCTTCGGCCGTCGACGGCGCGACCAGCGAGACCAACAACCAGCCTTCGTGGATCGGGGACGGCTGGAGCATGTGGCCGGGGTTCATCGAGCGGTCGTACTGGTCGTGCGCGGACGACGACGCCAAGACGGGAGACCTGTGCTGGCGCAGTGACAACGCGACAGCGTCCTACGGTGACGGCGGCGGCATGCTCATTTGCTGTGACGGCAGCGGGAAGTGGCGCTTGAAGGGTGACGACGGCGCGCGGATCGAACGCCGCAACGGGCTCGCGAACGGTGACGAGTTCGGCGAGCACTGGGTGATCACCACGGTCGACGGGACCCAGTACTGGTTTGGCTCGGAGGTGGACTCGAAGTCGACCTGGACCGTCCCCGTATTCGGCGACGACGCCAACGAACCCTGCCACAGGGCCACTTTCGACACCTCGCACTGCGACCGTGCCTGGCGATGGAACCTCGACAAGGTCATCGATCGCAACGGCAACGTGATCCGCTACTACTACGCGCCCGAGTCGAACTCCTACGGGTTCAACACCAAGGACGCCGCGAGATCCTACATCCGCGGCGGAACGCTCGAGAGGATCGACTACGGACTCCACGAACCGGCCACCGGCCCGGCGACCGGGAGAGTGGAGTTCGCCACCGCGAAGCGATGTGTCGCGGGCTCCACGTGTACCGAGGACCAGCGGGGAAACTGGCCCGACACCCCGCTGAAGATGTCCTGTGGCGGTCCGACGTGCAAAGAGCATTCACCGAGCTTCTGGACGACTCAGCGGCTGGACTCCGTGACGACCAAGGTGTGGCGGGGGTCGTCCTACGAGCCGGTGGATCGATGGACGCTGGACCAGACCTTTCCGCGGCTGGGCGACGTCAACGCCGAGCAGAAGGAAAGCGCGGTGCTGTGGTTGAAGGGAATCAAGCACACCGGCCTGGTGGGCGGCGCCCTCGACATGCCACCGGTCACGTTCGACGGAACCCTGATGCCCAACAGGGTCGACGGTGACAAGGACGGATACGCACCCTTGAACCGCTACCGGATCACCGGGGTGATTTCCGAGTACGGCGGTGTGGTCGCCGTCGACTACGCCCCACCGGACTGCAAGGCGGGCCAGGCCATGCCCGCCAATCCGGAGACCAATCAGATGCGCTGCTTCCCGGTCCGGTGGGCGCCGCCCGGGCACGAACCGCGTGTCGACTACTTCCACAAGTACGTCGTCTCGTCGGTGACGCGAACCGACATGATCGCCACCAACCCCGAGCACACCACCCGGTACGAGTACCTGGACGGTGCGGCCTGGCACTGGAACACCTCCGAGTTCGTCAAGGAGGACAAGAAGACGTGGAACGAATTCCGCGGTTTCGGCAGGGTGCGGATCACCGAAGGCGCCGACCCGGCCCAGGATCCCGGCCGTAGCCCGAGAACGATGTCGGAACTGCGCTACTACCGCGGCATGGACTCCGACCGGCTGCCGAACAACGGCAGGCGGCCGGTCTCCGTCACCGACTCCGTCGGCGACGGCCAGAGCAGCCGCAAGGACGACGAATGGTTGCGGAGCTTCAACTTCGAGACGACGACCTACGGCTCCGACTCCGCCACGAACCCGCCCGTGGTCAGCAGGGTCGTCAGCCACCCGGATTGGCGCGGGCCGACGGCGAGCAGGGGCGAATACCACGCCTACCTCGTCCGGCCGGGCCGGGCGCGGACCTTCACGGCGCTCAGTAGCGGAGGCTGGCGGGTCACGGAGACCAAAACCGGTTACGACGACCGGGGGCTGCCCGTCCAGATGGACGACCTCGGCGACGTCGCGACCGCGGAAGACGATCTGTGCACCACCGCGACTTACGCGCGGGACGAGAACACCTGGCATCTGACCCGCAAGACCCGTGAGGAGACGGTTTCCGTCGCCTGCGGGGGTGCTGCCCGGTATCCGGAGGACGCGGTCTCCGACACGCTGTTCGGCTATGACGGCAAAGGGAACGTGAACCGGACCGAGGTGGCGAAGGAACGCCCGGCCACCGGCCCGGTGTACGTCAAGACCAGCGAACTCTCGCACGACATCCATGGCAGGGTGACGCAGTCGACCGATGCGCTCGGCAACGTCGGCAAGACCGGCTACCTGCCGGCGACCGGCGGCCCGGTCACCCAGGTCACCACGACAAGCCCGCCTACGGCCGCGGTCCCGGCGGGGCTGGTGACCACCGCGACGCTCGAAACCGCGTTCGGTGCGGCGGTCAAGGTGGTCGATCCCAACGGCCGGGTGACCGAGACGAGCTTGGACCCCTTGGGCCGCAAGGCGCAGTTGTGGCTGCCGAACCGCCGTCGGGCGAGCAACCCGGAGGGCAGCCTCAAGTTCGGCTATCTGGTCCGGCGCGACGACTCGACCGTGGTGACCACGTCCAAGATCGGCCCCAACGGTGTCCACGTGACCAAGAACGAGGTGTACGACGGCCTGCTGCGCCTCCGGCAGACCCAGGCGCCCGCGGTCGGTATGCGGGAGGAGAACGCCAGGGAAATCCCGTTCGAAGAAGGCAGGCTGATCACGGACACCCGATACGACTCGCACGGCAGGCCCTACAAGCAGACGAACCCGTACTTCAACGACGGGCCGGTCGACACGAGCCTGTGGCGTGCCTCCGACGCCGAAGTCCCCGGTATGACCAGGAAGAAGTTCGACGGTGCCGGCAGGGTGGTGGAAACGGTCCACCAGGCGGGCTCGTCGGACGAGTGGGCGACCTACACCGGCTACGACGGCGATCGTGTGCACACCACCCCGCCTGCCGGTGGGACGGCGACGACGGCCGTCTCCGACGCGAAGGGCAGGACCGTCGAACTGCGTCAGTACCACGGGCCGAAGCCCGAGGGACCCCACGACGTCACCCGGTACCGGTACACCCCGGCGGGCAAACTGGCGGGCGTGACCGGTCCGGACAACGCGATCTGGTCGTACGGATACGACCTGCGCGGCCGGAAGACCCTGTCGTCCGACCTCGACGCCGGCCAGGTGTCGATGACCTATGACGATCTCGGCCGGCTGACCGGCACGAAGGACGCACTCGGGAAGATCCTCGCGACCACCTACGACCCGCTCGGCCGCAAGACCGCGCTGTATGCGGACAGCCCGTCCGGGCCCAAGCTGGCGGAGTGGACCTTCGACACGGCACAGTTCGGCAAGGGAATGCCCGCCTCGTCGAGCAGGTACGTCGACGGGAACACCTACAGCTCCACGATCAGCGGCTACACGGCACTGAACAATCCGCTGTCGACCGCGGTCACCATCCCGGGCTCGGAAGGCAAACTGTCGGGCACCTACCAGCGCAACTTCGCCTATGGACAGGACGGCACGCTCACCGGCGAGACCTATCCCGCCGTCCCGGCGGCCGGGACGACCGAAACCTCACTCGAGCAGACCGTCAGCTACCAGATGGACAACAGCGGTCATCCGACGTCGACCCAAACCGGCACGGGAACCCCGCTCGTCTTCGAAACGCACTACACGCGCTACGGAGAGGTCCAGCGCCTCGAGCAAGGCAACGTCGGCAGCCGGGCTTGGCAATCGTTCTCCTACGACGCGAGCACGCGCCGTCCCGACCGGTTCGCCGTGCACGCCGAAGTCCCGCATCCGATCCAGTCCGATGTCCGGTACACCTACGACCAGGCGGGGAACATCACATCGACGGCCGACGTGCCGATCGGTTCTCCCTCCGACGTGCAGTGCTTCCGGTACGACAGCATGCGCAGACTGACCGAAGCGTGGACAGCGGCACAGAACGACTGGTCGGCGGAGGCCGGCTGCAAGGCCGAACCGACAGCGGGACAGGGACCCGCTCCCTACTGGAATTCCTACCGCCACGCTCCCGGCGGGAACCGGCTGGAAGAAACGAAGCGGAATCCGACGGCTGCGGTCACCCGCGGCTACGCCTATGCGGGTGACCGGCAACCGCAGCCCCACACGCTGCGGTCGGTCAGCGATCCTGCCGGGTCGGAGACCTTCGAATACGACGCCAAAGGACAGACCACGAAGCGGACCAAGCCCGGGCTCGGCCAAGACATGACCTGGGACGAGGAAGGGCACCTCACCTCGGTCTCGGCCAACGGCAAGACGACGTCCTTCGTCTACGCGCCGGGCGGCTCGCGGCTACTGCGGAAGGACCCCGCCGGGACCACGCTGTACCTGGGCAAGCAGGAGATCCGCCTGCCCGCGGGCGCCGACAAACCGGTCGTCACCCGCTACTACACGCATGGCGACAAGACCATCGCCGTGCACGACGGCAACGCCCTGAACTGGCTTGCCGGCGACCATCAGGGCACCGCCCAGATCGCCATCGACAGCAAATCCTCGACCGTGACCAAACGGCGCCAGGACCCGTACGGCGCGCCGCGTGGCGAGGTCGGCACGTGGCCGAGTGAGCGCGGCTTCGTCGGGGGAACCCAGGACGCCTCGACCGGCCTCACCCACCTGGGCGCGCGCGAATACGACCCCGGTACCGGGAGATTCCTGTCCGTCGACCCGGTCATGGACCCGGCCGATCCGCAGCAGATGCAAGGTTATGCCTACGCCAACGCCAGTCCCGTCACCATGAGCGACCCGACCGGCCTCGCTCCCTGCAGCGGGCCCGACGGCGTCGGCTGCAGAATGGACGACGAGGTCGCGAGGTGCTGCAGCGGACCGGAGAAGCTCCGGCACAACGTCCCGCCACCGCCGTCGCAGGACCAGTTGCGGGACAGAAGCAAGAAGTCCAACGAGGCCAAGAAGCGCGCGGAACGCACCTTCACCCCGTGGGGATCCAAGCGCAACCCGGTCAACATCGACATCGATTCCTCACCCTGCCCTTGGGCGGGTCCGGGCTCGTCGATCCTCGAATGCGGGCCTTCGGTCCGATACTCGGTGTGCGACGACTTCCGCCTGCTCACCGGGACCTGCCTGTCGGGTGAAGAAGCGTACCGCGAGATCCAGCGGCAGGAGCGGGACAAGGCTGCTTTGGCCGAGTACGAGGAGAAGGAGAGGAAACGCAAAGCGGAGAAACCCGTCGGGTCGACCGGCAACTGTCTCGGGGGCGATGCCCAACTCGTCATCGTCATAGGTGTCAAGCGCTGCACCATGACAGACGATCTGGGTAACAAAAGGACGATGTGGTCCTTCAAGATCGGCGCCGGGCCGGGCATCGGCGCGAGCTTGAGTTCGTCCAAATCGTTCGACAAGAAGCGCGTCGACAAACTGGGCGGCGGAGCCGTTTTCACCGAGTCCGGAGCGTCGTTCGGCCCCATCGGTTTCGGGGCGTCCACCTCGTTCGACGTGGACGGATCAGGAGCCTTGAGCCCTGACCCGTCGGTCGAGGCCGGAAATTCGATCGGCGTGGGAGGGTCTCCGTTCAACGCGGGATACGAATACAGTTTCGAGGGGTTCTAG
- a CDS encoding DUF1345 domain-containing protein, producing the protein MLGDDDGVMRKLMLLLELLLAVLGVVWLVSFLRDGSSLVPLLVWDVVAIGYLVTGWLEMRRELPAHTPEDLRSLAGPRWYTQLFALVISCSGLAGGLMVIANRGEDEINQAAQAIAAATILLSWLLLHSAFAQIYAREYAADRGLDFPECPVPQFTEFLYFAITIGTSFAVSDVTVTSRPMRRRVIVHSVVSFFFNAALIAIAIDWLKG; encoded by the coding sequence GTGCTGGGAGACGATGACGGCGTGATGCGGAAGCTGATGTTGCTGCTCGAACTGCTCCTCGCCGTCCTCGGTGTGGTCTGGCTGGTCTCGTTCCTCCGGGACGGGTCGTCGCTCGTCCCGTTGCTGGTGTGGGACGTGGTCGCGATCGGGTACCTGGTCACCGGCTGGCTGGAGATGCGCCGCGAGCTGCCCGCCCACACTCCCGAGGATCTGCGTTCGCTCGCCGGCCCACGCTGGTACACGCAGCTCTTCGCCCTGGTGATCAGCTGCTCCGGACTGGCCGGTGGCCTCATGGTGATCGCCAACCGCGGCGAGGACGAGATCAACCAGGCCGCCCAGGCGATCGCCGCGGCGACCATCCTGTTGTCCTGGCTGCTGCTGCATTCGGCGTTCGCGCAGATCTACGCACGGGAGTACGCCGCTGACCGCGGACTGGACTTCCCGGAGTGCCCGGTGCCGCAGTTCACCGAGTTCCTCTACTTCGCCATCACGATCGGGACGTCCTTCGCGGTCTCCGACGTCACCGTCACCAGCCGGCCGATGCGGCGCCGCGTTATCGTCCACAGCGTCGTCAGCTTCTTCTTCAACGCCGCGCTCATCGCCATCGCCATCGACTGGCTCAAAGGATGA
- a CDS encoding arginase family protein, with the protein MAEQRADGTWDLIVTPWHLDEHIPALPTPTAATRVEFPVLPAGPVPARMSLLHQAALGAVTQAARPLVLSGDCPTSRAAVAGLQRRHRDLAVLWLDAHGDFNSPTISTSGYLGGMALAMLTGRTPGLFDDTLDLSPIPDSRVVLADARDLDPAERDALTTSHVRRVPANPAAITSALSHLGDVPVYLHLDIDVIDGAQLPGARFPSGPGPSLAQIEECLAAACTTADIVAAYIAGAWLPEHAGDQTSRQTITRLTTALGASLTWPEPTGG; encoded by the coding sequence GTGGCCGAACAGAGAGCCGATGGCACGTGGGATCTGATCGTTACGCCCTGGCACCTCGACGAGCACATCCCGGCCTTGCCGACCCCCACGGCCGCGACTCGGGTCGAATTCCCCGTACTCCCTGCCGGGCCCGTTCCCGCTCGGATGAGCCTGCTACACCAAGCCGCCCTCGGCGCGGTGACACAAGCCGCCCGCCCCCTGGTGCTTTCCGGCGACTGCCCCACCTCCCGCGCGGCGGTCGCCGGGCTGCAGCGCCGCCACCGCGACCTGGCCGTGCTCTGGCTGGACGCCCACGGCGACTTCAACAGCCCCACGATCTCGACCAGCGGCTACCTCGGCGGCATGGCGCTGGCCATGCTGACCGGCCGCACTCCCGGCCTGTTCGACGACACACTCGACCTCTCCCCCATCCCCGACTCCAGAGTCGTGCTCGCCGACGCCCGCGACCTCGACCCCGCCGAGCGCGACGCCCTCACCACCAGCCACGTCCGCCGCGTCCCCGCAAACCCCGCCGCGATCACCTCCGCCCTCAGCCACCTCGGCGACGTCCCCGTCTACCTCCACCTCGACATCGACGTCATCGACGGCGCCCAACTACCCGGCGCGCGTTTCCCCTCCGGCCCCGGCCCCTCCCTCGCCCAGATCGAAGAATGCCTCGCCGCAGCCTGCACGACCGCCGACATCGTCGCCGCCTACATCGCCGGCGCCTGGCTCCCCGAACACGCCGGCGACCAGACCAGCCGCCAGACGATCACCCGCCTCACCACAGCACTCGGCGCCAGCCTGACATGGCCCGAACCCACCGGCGGCTGA
- a CDS encoding peptidase inhibitor family I36 protein: MAVLLTTGLAAPASARPGTWYDCPDKWFCLYDHYNGDGLFWKGINCGGAVYNIGAKGLGDRADSYWNRTTHATAQMLNWTGTRWAPVETIGPFTNGNNLNAGNIDVIDGVRLVCIR; the protein is encoded by the coding sequence GTGGCAGTCCTGCTGACCACGGGCCTCGCAGCACCGGCGTCCGCTCGGCCCGGCACATGGTACGACTGTCCAGACAAATGGTTCTGCTTATACGACCACTACAACGGAGACGGGCTGTTCTGGAAAGGAATCAATTGCGGAGGCGCGGTCTACAACATCGGCGCCAAGGGCTTGGGAGACCGGGCCGACTCCTACTGGAACCGCACAACACACGCGACTGCGCAAATGCTGAACTGGACCGGTACGCGCTGGGCGCCCGTGGAGACCATAGGCCCCTTCACGAACGGCAATAATCTCAACGCCGGGAATATCGACGTAATCGACGGCGTAAGACTGGTCTGCATTAGATAA
- a CDS encoding AraC family transcriptional regulator: protein MLSVSRMSLMASPELRGTAVGETSSSDDEFWKARSPDPRLSRWVSFYLAFQRVAPVPETRTVAALNSVVVVIDLDTPVRHQVDGSSLAAVSPVVGLSTKPLTYTRVGRERGIIVELTPLGARALFGLPLREISHASVGIDDLLGARARILREELQQARDSKHRFRILDRRLVNWLLDAPELPDPVDHSWRSLTISGGAVKIGDLAERAGLSRQHLATRFHREVGLPPKAVGRIARCHHAIRLLTGTSPPSLPRLAVLCGYTDQAHLNRDFRLLIGRTPTALLRPGSATDLHLGSLFNLRPTPLTGTNLEAGHPLL, encoded by the coding sequence ATGCTTTCCGTGTCGCGGATGTCGCTCATGGCGTCGCCGGAACTGAGGGGAACAGCAGTGGGGGAGACTTCGTCGTCCGACGACGAGTTCTGGAAGGCCCGGTCGCCGGATCCTCGACTGTCGCGATGGGTCAGTTTCTACCTGGCTTTCCAGCGAGTCGCACCGGTGCCGGAGACACGCACCGTGGCGGCGTTGAACTCGGTCGTGGTGGTCATCGATCTGGACACGCCTGTTCGGCATCAGGTGGACGGCTCATCACTGGCGGCGGTTTCCCCCGTCGTCGGGCTGTCGACGAAGCCGCTGACCTACACGCGGGTGGGCCGGGAACGAGGGATCATCGTCGAGCTGACCCCGCTGGGCGCACGTGCGCTCTTCGGCCTGCCACTGCGGGAAATCAGCCATGCCAGCGTGGGAATCGACGATCTCCTGGGCGCACGAGCCAGAATTCTGCGGGAAGAGCTGCAGCAGGCGCGGGATTCGAAGCACCGGTTCCGGATCCTCGACCGGCGGTTGGTGAACTGGCTCCTGGACGCACCGGAACTGCCCGACCCGGTCGACCACAGCTGGCGCAGCCTGACCATATCGGGCGGTGCGGTCAAGATCGGCGACCTCGCGGAACGGGCCGGTCTGAGCCGGCAACATCTGGCCACCCGCTTCCACCGGGAAGTCGGCTTACCGCCGAAAGCCGTCGGGAGGATTGCCCGATGCCACCACGCGATCCGACTCCTGACAGGAACCAGTCCGCCATCGCTACCCAGGCTCGCCGTGCTTTGCGGATACACCGACCAGGCGCACCTCAATCGAGACTTTCGCCTGCTGATCGGCCGTACCCCGACAGCGTTACTGCGGCCTGGGAGCGCGACCGACCTCCATCTCGGCAGCCTCTTCAATCTGCGCCCCACGCCACTGACCGGCACAAATCTGGAAGCGGGCCACCCGCTTCTCTAG